The window GAGCCGATGAAGTCGGCGACGTAGGGCGAGGCCGGCCGGTCGTAGAGCGATTGCGGCGTGCCCTGCTGCACGATCCGACCGGCGTGCATCACGATCACGCGGTCGGAGAGCACCAGGGCCTCCTCCTGGTCGTGGGTGACCATGACGAAGGTGATGCCGATCTTCTGGTGCAGGTGCTTGAGCTCGACCTGCATGGAATGGCGCAGCTTGACGTCGAGGGCCGACAACGGCTCGTCGAGCAGCAGCACCTTGGGCCGCCGCACCAGCGCGCGAGCCATGGCGACACGCTGGCGCTGGCCGCCGGACAATTGCCCCGGCATCCGCCCGCCGAGATCGGCGAGCCCGACCATCGACAGCGCATCGGCGACCCGCGCGGCGCGCTCGGACTTGGGAATGCGGTTCGCCTTGACCGACAGACCGTAGGCGACGTTCTCCGCGACGCTCATGTGCGGGAACAGCGCGTAATCCTGGAAGACGGTGTTGACCGCACGGCGATAGGGCGCCGCCTCGGTCACGTCCTCACCGGCGATCCGCACGCGGCCCGCGTCGGGTGTCTCGAAGCCGGCGATGAGGCGGAGCGTCGTGGTCTTTCCGCAGCCGGAGGGGCCGAGAAGGGTGACGAACTCGCCCGGCCGGATCGTGAGATCCAGGCCCTCCAAGGCGGTGAAGGAACCATAGGTCTTGCGCACGCCCTCAAGGGCGACGATGGCATCGGTCATGACAAAGCTTCCGGTGCGGCAACAGATCGGGCGATCCCGTCCGCGGACGGGATCGCCTTCCATGACTAGGCAAGCCGTCAGGGCGCCGCCTTCACCGCGTTCCAGACTTCGAGATATTTGTCGAGGCGGGCCGGCATCTGCCACATCTTGAGCGTCTTGACGAAGTCGACGTCGTTGACCTTGCGGTCCTTCTGCTCCTCGGGCGTCAGGCACTGCGAGACGGCGCCCGGTACGGTCGGGAAGTAGCCGGTCACCTTGATGATGCCGCACTGGCCGGCCGGCGACAGCATGTAGTTCATGAACTTGTAGGCGCAGTCCTCGTTCGGGCTGTCCTTCACGAGCTGCATCGAATCCATCCAGCCCTCGGCCTTCTCCTTGGGGCTGAACTCCTTCACCACGAAGCCCTTCTTGAGGGCGTTGATGTCCTTGCTCTGGAGCCCGGTCCAGGTGTTGGAGACCCAGACCTCCTGGTTGGCGAAGAGCTCGGTCAGCTCGCCAGCCGTCGCCCAATATTTGCGGATCAGCGGCTTCTGCTCGATCAGCTTCTCCTTGACCTTCTCGAGCTGCTCGTCCGAGAGGTCGTAGATGTTGTCGTAGCCGAGATAGCGCGCGGTCCAGTAGATCGCCGACTTATCATCCCACATGGAGATCCGGCCCTTGTAGGCGGGATCGAACAGGATGCCGATCGAATCCGGGGTGCCCGAGACCTTGTCCGGGCGGTACATCAGCGAGATCGAGCCCCATACCAGCGGTACGGCCCAGATCTTGCCGTCGACGCTGACGTCCGGTCCGTTGGCGAAGTCCTTGTAGATGCCGCCGAAATCCTTGAGCTTCGCGGTGTCGATCGGCGCGATGTAACCGGCCTGGCGCATCAGGCCGATGGTGTCGATCGAGGGCGTGATGATGTCGTAGACGCCGCCGCCGGCCGCGAGCTTCGGCGCGAAATCGTCGTTGGAACCGACATAGGTGGCGTTGACCTTGCAGCCGGACGCCTTCTCGAACGGCTCGACGAAGCTCTTGTCGGCATAGCCCTCCCAGGTCAGGACGTTGAGCTCCGCCGCCTGACCGATCGCCGGCAGGGTCGTCGCGAGCGTGACCATCAGCGCGGTCGCCGCCTTGCACAATTTCAGGGTGTTCATCGCCTACTCCTCTGGTTTTGTTCGCGAATTGGCGGGGCGAGCGTGTCCGCCCCGCGACCTCAGCGGCGCGTGGTCTTGCGGACCAGCGTGCCGATATCGACGCCGAGCGCCTTCGCCGCCCGGCGCTTCGAGCCGTGGCGATCGATCGCCCGGGAAATCAGGAAATCCTCGTATTGGCGCAACGCCTCCCGCAGCGGCGGCTCGTCTCCGTCCGGCGCGGCGGCGGGCAGCGCGTCCGGGGCGCGGGCGCTGCGAAAATGCGGCGGCAGATGCACGGCCGTCGCCCGGTTGTCGGCGACGGCGGCGACGTGCTCGAGCACGTTGGAGAGCTCGCGGATGTTGCCCGGCCAATCGTGGTCGAGGAGCGCCTCCCACAGCGCGGGGGCGAGCGACAGCGACGGTTCGCGCTCGCGGTTGATGCGTTTCAGGAACGCCTCGCCGATCGCGCGGACGAGCTCGCGTCGCCCGCGCAGCGGCGGGCATTCGAGCGAGACGACGGCGAGCCGGTAATAGAGATCGCGGCGGAACGTCCCCGCCTCGATCATCTCCGGCAGGTGCCGGTTGGTGGCCGAGATGATCTTGATCCGCGCCCGGCGGCGGACCGGGGAACCGACCCGCATGAAGGTGCCGTCTTCGAGGAAGGTCAGCAGCTTCGCCTGCATCGGCAACGGGATTTCGCCGATCTCGTCGAGGAAGAGCACCCCGTTCTCGGCCGCCTCCACATAGCCGGTCTTGCCGCGCGCCGCGGCGCCGGTGAAGGCGCCCGGCTCGTAGCCGAACATCTCGGACTCGAACAGGCTTTCGGGGATACTGCCGCAATTGACGTGGACGAACGGCATCGTCGTCGAGCCGCCGCTGACGAGGTCGCGCAGCCGCCGCGCGAGCTCCGTCTTTCCCGTCCCGGATTCGCCGGTGAGGAGCACGCGCGCATTGCGCGACAGCGCCGCCGCGCCCTGGCGGAGCAGCGTCGCGCTCTCGGCGGATTCGATGAAGACCGGGCCGGCATCGTGCCCGTCGCCGCTGAAGCGGAACGGGTCCTTGCGCCGGTCCGCCGGGGCGCGGGCGCGCGACGGATCGTTGAGGATCAACAGCGCCCCGAACGCCTCGCCCTTGTCGTCGCGCAGGATCCGCACGCTCGCGAAGACGGTGCGGCCGGATTCGAGCGTGCCGGCGACGTCGAGCTGGCGCATTCGCGAGACGGCGCCGTCGATCGCCGCGACGATCTCGTTGGTGCTGCCGAGCAGGATCAGCGGCCGCCCGCGCATCTCGGCGATGGAGCGGTTCATCAGCCGCTCGAACGGGCGGTTGGCGGCACGCACCACGCCGTCGAGGGAGAGGACGGCGAGGCCGTCGGGCATCGCCGCGAGAAGGTCGCTCGCGGCCGCGCCGTAATAGTCGGCGGGGAGCCGGGCGGCGATCTCGGGCTGGGGCAGGAGGTCGGACGCGTAGAATTTCATTCCGCCGCCTCCCGTGCCTTCTGGGCGCCGCGGACGCGCGCCCGGCGGGCGGTCGCCACGAAGCGGCGACGGGTGCCGTCGAGGATCGCGGCATGCAGGCGCCAAACACCGGCGCCCTCGATCGCGATGTCCGCCTCGCCGTTCTCCTCGGCGATGCGGCGGATGAGATCGGTGTCGAGCCGGTCGCCGAGCGGCTGGTCGAGCAAACGTTCGACCGGCCAGTGCCACAGGTGCTTGACGGCCGGATTGGCGGCGAGCAGGTGGCCGTCCGCGGCGATCACCAGGATCGGGTCCGGCGCGGCGGAGAGGACGTCCAGCATCGCCTCGGCGCGAGCGGCGAGCGCCTCTTCGCGCTGCCGGATCGCTCCGATGTCCCGCACCGTGCCCCACAGGCGGATCAGCCGGTCGCCGCGGATCGCGGCGCGGAAATCGTTCTCCACCATGAGTTCGGTACCGTCGTGGGTGTGGTCCACGGCGGCGGCGCGGTCGAGCCGGTAGCCGGCCCGGATCAGCGCCCGGATCATCCTCTCGTTGACGTCGGAGCGGGGGAAATAGCGGGCGACCGGCTGGTGGTTGAAGTCGAGGTCGGGCGGCAACTGATAGAGCCGTGCCATCGCCTCGTTGCAGGCGCGCCAGCGCTGCGGATGGGAGAAGATCGCGTCGACGATGTCGTCTTCCGGCAGGGTGATGTCGACCGGCAGCAGGAATTCGATGCACCAGCAGGCGTCGGTCGCCTCGCCGATCATCTCGGTCAGGATCTCGACGCGCTCGCGGATTTCCTGCTCGAGGCCGATCGCAGCGCCGGCGGCCGGCTGCTTGAGCACGACGAGCCCACCGTCCGCATCCGGCACCAGGCTGCACAGAACCGGCAGCTCCGTTCCCTCGGCCGTCTGCTGCCAGAGCAAGAGGGGACCCGAGGTTGCCTCCGCGAGGTTGAGATGGCGGCGTACCAGGGCGGCCGACGAGGCGCCGTAGATGGCTTCGAGCGGGGCGCCGATCAAAGCTGCGGCGGGCTGTTGCAGCAGCGCGGCTTGGGCCGAGTTGACCCAGGTCAACTGGCCGGACGCGTCGATCCGATCGACCGGCATGTCGATATCGGCGAACATCTGTTGCGGCCATCCGGCCGGCCGGGTCCTCATGGACACATCAATCCCCTCAGAGCGCATGTGAGAGATGGCAAACGGCGTGCCACGTTCGGCGCGCTACGAAAACGCTGTCATCTCAGGGATTTATGTTCGAGCGTGGCGGGAATGAAAAGAAGGCGATGTGAAGTCGCATCGCCTTTCGTATGCGAATCCGCATCATTCGGCCGGATCTGGCACGTCGCGGCGCGCTTGAGAGCGGGCCCCGAAGCCCTTTTTGAACGACCGTCCAGCACGCAGGCGACAACGGTCGATCGATCTGATACCGATTTCGTGATCGGTGCGGAGGCCACCCTTGAACCGGGCTTCCTCGGCGCTCGGTGCGGTCGCAGGCGGCGTCTCGTCGCCGCTCCGATCCAAGGTTCGAGACACATCGCGGAGGAACCTCGTGCGCGTCTGGAATACGCAACGGGAGGAGCGGCAATCCCGTCTGAACGCCGCCGCCCACCTCGCGAAAGGCAAGGTCGTCGCCGTGGCGGACGCGCAGGCTCTGATCGAGGCCGTCGTGCGGTCGGGCGATCGCGTCTGCCTCGAAGGCGACAATCAGAAACAGGCCGATTTCCTCGCCGACGCCCTGGCGGCGGTCGATCCGGCGACGATCAACAATCTCCACGTCGTGCAGTCCGGCGTGGTGCTTCAGGCCCATCTCGACCTGTTCGAGAAGGGCATCGCCCGCAAGCTCGACTTCTCCTATGCCGGTCCGCAGAGCCACGCCATCGCCCGCGCGCTCAGCGCCGGCCAGATCGAACTCGGGGCCGTCCACACCTACATCGAGCTCTTCGCGCGCTATTTCGTCGATCTGACCCCGAACGTCGCGCTGATCGCCGCCGTCAAGGCCGACCGTGACGGCAACCTCTATACCGGGCCGAACACCGAGGACACGCCGACCATCGTGGAGGCGACCGCCTTCAAGTCCGGCATCGTGGTCGCCCAGGTCAACGAGATCGTCGACCGGGTTCCGCGCGTCGACATTCCGGCCGACATGATCGATTTCGTGATCGCGGCGGACCGGCCCTTCTATGTCGAGCCGTTGTTCACTCGCGATCCGGCCAGCGTGACCGAGACGCAGATCCTGATGGCCATGATGGCGCTGAAGGGGATCTATGCCCCCTACGGTGTGCAGCGCCTCAATCACGGCATCGGCTTCCCGACCGCCGCGATCGAACTGATCCTGCCGACCTACGGCGAAAGCCTCGGCCTCAAGGGCAAGGTCGCCACCCATTGGGCGCTCAATCCGCATCCGACCCTGATCCCGGCGATCGAAAGCGGGTGGGTCGAGCAGATCCATTCCTTCGGCAGCGAAGTGGGCATGGATGCCTACATGCAGGCCCGCAGCGACATCTACTTCACCGGCCACGACGGGACGCTGCGCTCCAACCGCCTCATGTGCCAGACCGCCGGCCTCTATGCCTGCGACATGTTCATCGGCTCGACCCTGCAGATCGATCTGCAGGGCAACAGCTCGACCTTCACGTCGGGGCGCATCGCCGGCTTCGGCGGCGCGCCGAACATGGGCTCCGATGCCCGCGGCCGCCGCCATGCCTCCAAGGCCTGGCTCACCGCAGGGCGCGAGGCGGTGGACGGACCGACGTCGCTGACGCGCGGCCGCAAGCTCGTGGTCCAGATGGTCGAGACGTTCGGTGAGAAGCTCGTGCCGACCTTCGTCGAAGAGCTCGACAGCGTGAAGATGGCCGAAGAGCTCGATCTCGCTCTCGCTCCGGTGATGATCTACGGCGACGACGTCAGCCACATCGTCACCGAAGAGGGCATCGCCAATCTGCTCCTCTGCCGCACGGCGGCCGAGCGCGAGCAGGCGATCCGCGGCATCGCCGGCTTCACGCCGGTCGGCCGCGCGCGCGACCGCGCCGCCGTCGAGGCGTTGCGGGCGCGGGGCGTGATCCGACGGCCGGAGGATCTCGGCATCGATCCCCTCATGGCGACGCGGCAGCTCCTCGCGGCCCATTCCATCGAGGATCTCGCGTCCTGGTCGGGCGGGCTCTATGTCCCGCCGTCGAAATTCCGCAACTGGTAGGAGGCGCCCGTGGAGCAGTTCGAGGTCCGCACATCGAGCGCGCGCCGGGCGGCGGGAACGTGCCGGCAAGCCGTCGTCGGCGTGAACACGTCCGGCAACATCGAGGTTCTGGTCGAGCGGGTGCTGCCCGAGACGGAGAGCGTCGTCGCCGTGACCACGGCGGTCACCGGCTACCGGGATCTCTGGCAGGCGGTGATCGAGGATTTCTTCGACCGCGCCGCGACCGGCGGTCTGCGCTTCGACATCAACGACGGCGGGGCTAAGCCCGACGTCGTCAGCCTGCGGCTGAGGCAGGGCGTTCGCCGGATGGAGATCGACGTATGAGCGATCTGATCGATCTGTTGAGCCACGATTATTACGAGGCCTCGGCGCGCGACCGCGTCCTCGGCGTCCTCGATGCCGGCTCGTTCCGCGAATTTGTCGGACCCGAGACCCGGACCATCAGTCCGCACCTCGCCTTGTTCGGCCTCACCGGCGCCTTCGACGACGGCATGGTGATCGGTGAGGGGCTGCTCGGGGGCAAGCGCGTCTACGTCGCCGCGCAGGAGGGCCGCTTCATGGGTGGTGCCTTCGGCGAGGTGCACGGCGCCAAGCTGGTGGGCCTCCTGCGTGCGGCACGCGACAACGCCGCGAAGGGCGTCGCCGCCGTCCTCATCCTGCTCGACACCGGCGGGGTGCGCCTCCAGGAGGCCAATGCGGGCGAACTCGCCATCGCGGAGACGCTGCATGCGATCGCCGCGGCGCGCCGCGCAGGCGTGCCGGTCCTCGCCCTCGTCGGCGGCCGGTCGGGCGCGTTCGGCGGTGGCGGCATCGTCACCGCCTTCTGCAGCCGCATCATCGTGTCCGAGCACGGCCGCATCGGCGTCAGCGGCCCGGAAGTCATCGAGACCAACAAGGGCGTCGAGGAATTCGATTCCAAGGATAAGGGCCTCGTCTGGCGCGTCACCGGCGGGCGGACGCGCGCCATGATGGGCGGCGCCGACCGCTTCGTGCGCGATCGCATCGCCGATTTCCGGGCGGCCGCGATCGAAGAGATCGGCGCGGCGGCGCCCTTCGACCTCGCCACGCTGCGCGCCGAACAGGCCCGCCTCGCGGCGCGCCTTTCCGCCTATGGTTCGTGCCGCGACGCCCCGGAGATCTGGCACAAGGCGGGCCTCGCCGAGCCTGCGGCGATCGCGACCGTGAACGAGGAGGCGTTTACCGCGCTCCCGCGGCTGAAGGAGGCCGGCCATGACGCTCGATGAGGTTCTCGCCGCCCTCTTTCCCGCCGGCCACGCGGTCGCCCGCGGCCCTCACGGCACGGTGTCGGGCACGGCCAAGATCGACGGCGCTGCGGACGTCGCGGTGATCGGGATCGTCGACGGCACGTCGCTCGGCATCGACGGCGCCCTCGTGCTCGCCGGTCACGTGCTCGACCTCGTCGAGACGAAGGCCGCGTCGACCCTCGTCGTCCTCGTCGATACGTCGAGCCAGACCATGGCGCGCCGCGACGAACTGCTCGGCCTCAACGAGTTCCTGGCGCACCTCGGCAAGTGCCTCAGCCTCGCGGCGCTCGAGGGCGTCGCGACGATCGGCGTGCTCTACGGTCCCGCCGCCGCCGGCGCCTTCATTTCGACCGCGCTGTCGACCCAGATCCTCGTCGCGCTGCCCGATGCGAGCCCGAGCGTGATGGACCTGCCGTCGATCTCGCGCGTCACCAAGCTGCCGCTCGAAGAGCTGACGGCGCTCGCCAAGACGACGCCGATCTTCGCGCCCGGGCTCGAGCCGCTGTACGCGACCGGCGCCATCGCCGAGACGTGGAGCGTGGCGGAGGCCGCTGCCCTCTTGAAGGCGGCCGCCGCGCGCGGCGCGCCGGATTTCAACGATACCCGCGACGTCACCGGGTTCGAGCGCAAGGGGCGGCTGCAAGCCCATGCCATCGCCGCGCGCGTCGTTGCGGACGCCGCGGGGCATGGCTGAGCCACGCCATCGG is drawn from Segnochrobactrum spirostomi and contains these coding sequences:
- a CDS encoding PAS domain-containing protein; this encodes MFADIDMPVDRIDASGQLTWVNSAQAALLQQPAAALIGAPLEAIYGASSAALVRRHLNLAEATSGPLLLWQQTAEGTELPVLCSLVPDADGGLVVLKQPAAGAAIGLEQEIRERVEILTEMIGEATDACWCIEFLLPVDITLPEDDIVDAIFSHPQRWRACNEAMARLYQLPPDLDFNHQPVARYFPRSDVNERMIRALIRAGYRLDRAAAVDHTHDGTELMVENDFRAAIRGDRLIRLWGTVRDIGAIRQREEALAARAEAMLDVLSAAPDPILVIAADGHLLAANPAVKHLWHWPVERLLDQPLGDRLDTDLIRRIAEENGEADIAIEGAGVWRLHAAILDGTRRRFVATARRARVRGAQKAREAAE
- the mdcA gene encoding malonate decarboxylase subunit alpha — translated: MRVWNTQREERQSRLNAAAHLAKGKVVAVADAQALIEAVVRSGDRVCLEGDNQKQADFLADALAAVDPATINNLHVVQSGVVLQAHLDLFEKGIARKLDFSYAGPQSHAIARALSAGQIELGAVHTYIELFARYFVDLTPNVALIAAVKADRDGNLYTGPNTEDTPTIVEATAFKSGIVVAQVNEIVDRVPRVDIPADMIDFVIAADRPFYVEPLFTRDPASVTETQILMAMMALKGIYAPYGVQRLNHGIGFPTAAIELILPTYGESLGLKGKVATHWALNPHPTLIPAIESGWVEQIHSFGSEVGMDAYMQARSDIYFTGHDGTLRSNRLMCQTAGLYACDMFIGSTLQIDLQGNSSTFTSGRIAGFGGAPNMGSDARGRRHASKAWLTAGREAVDGPTSLTRGRKLVVQMVETFGEKLVPTFVEELDSVKMAEELDLALAPVMIYGDDVSHIVTEEGIANLLLCRTAAEREQAIRGIAGFTPVGRARDRAAVEALRARGVIRRPEDLGIDPLMATRQLLAAHSIEDLASWSGGLYVPPSKFRNW
- a CDS encoding biotin-independent malonate decarboxylase subunit beta; this encodes MSDLIDLLSHDYYEASARDRVLGVLDAGSFREFVGPETRTISPHLALFGLTGAFDDGMVIGEGLLGGKRVYVAAQEGRFMGGAFGEVHGAKLVGLLRAARDNAAKGVAAVLILLDTGGVRLQEANAGELAIAETLHAIAAARRAGVPVLALVGGRSGAFGGGGIVTAFCSRIIVSEHGRIGVSGPEVIETNKGVEEFDSKDKGLVWRVTGGRTRAMMGGADRFVRDRIADFRAAAIEEIGAAAPFDLATLRAEQARLAARLSAYGSCRDAPEIWHKAGLAEPAAIATVNEEAFTALPRLKEAGHDAR
- a CDS encoding sigma-54 interaction domain-containing protein; this translates as MKFYASDLLPQPEIAARLPADYYGAAASDLLAAMPDGLAVLSLDGVVRAANRPFERLMNRSIAEMRGRPLILLGSTNEIVAAIDGAVSRMRQLDVAGTLESGRTVFASVRILRDDKGEAFGALLILNDPSRARAPADRRKDPFRFSGDGHDAGPVFIESAESATLLRQGAAALSRNARVLLTGESGTGKTELARRLRDLVSGGSTTMPFVHVNCGSIPESLFESEMFGYEPGAFTGAAARGKTGYVEAAENGVLFLDEIGEIPLPMQAKLLTFLEDGTFMRVGSPVRRRARIKIISATNRHLPEMIEAGTFRRDLYYRLAVVSLECPPLRGRRELVRAIGEAFLKRINREREPSLSLAPALWEALLDHDWPGNIRELSNVLEHVAAVADNRATAVHLPPHFRSARAPDALPAAAPDGDEPPLREALRQYEDFLISRAIDRHGSKRRAAKALGVDIGTLVRKTTRR
- a CDS encoding biotin-independent malonate decarboxylase subunit gamma, which encodes MTLDEVLAALFPAGHAVARGPHGTVSGTAKIDGAADVAVIGIVDGTSLGIDGALVLAGHVLDLVETKAASTLVVLVDTSSQTMARRDELLGLNEFLAHLGKCLSLAALEGVATIGVLYGPAAAGAFISTALSTQILVALPDASPSVMDLPSISRVTKLPLEELTALAKTTPIFAPGLEPLYATGAIAETWSVAEAAALLKAAAARGAPDFNDTRDVTGFERKGRLQAHAIAARVVADAAGHG
- the mdcC gene encoding malonate decarboxylase acyl carrier protein encodes the protein MEQFEVRTSSARRAAGTCRQAVVGVNTSGNIEVLVERVLPETESVVAVTTAVTGYRDLWQAVIEDFFDRAATGGLRFDINDGGAKPDVVSLRLRQGVRRMEIDV
- a CDS encoding ABC transporter substrate-binding protein; the protein is MNTLKLCKAATALMVTLATTLPAIGQAAELNVLTWEGYADKSFVEPFEKASGCKVNATYVGSNDDFAPKLAAGGGVYDIITPSIDTIGLMRQAGYIAPIDTAKLKDFGGIYKDFANGPDVSVDGKIWAVPLVWGSISLMYRPDKVSGTPDSIGILFDPAYKGRISMWDDKSAIYWTARYLGYDNIYDLSDEQLEKVKEKLIEQKPLIRKYWATAGELTELFANQEVWVSNTWTGLQSKDINALKKGFVVKEFSPKEKAEGWMDSMQLVKDSPNEDCAYKFMNYMLSPAGQCGIIKVTGYFPTVPGAVSQCLTPEEQKDRKVNDVDFVKTLKMWQMPARLDKYLEVWNAVKAAP
- a CDS encoding ABC transporter ATP-binding protein; translated protein: MTDAIVALEGVRKTYGSFTALEGLDLTIRPGEFVTLLGPSGCGKTTTLRLIAGFETPDAGRVRIAGEDVTEAAPYRRAVNTVFQDYALFPHMSVAENVAYGLSVKANRIPKSERAARVADALSMVGLADLGGRMPGQLSGGQRQRVAMARALVRRPKVLLLDEPLSALDVKLRHSMQVELKHLHQKIGITFVMVTHDQEEALVLSDRVIVMHAGRIVQQGTPQSLYDRPASPYVADFIGSANLLRGRISRVAGDEVAVDFGAVGTLAGRALAPLAVGDAAIVAIRPERLQPAAGDQGLAADVVAHLFHGSNLMLEATCAAAAKPVFAAIQRRSSEIAAELPGAGARIRLAPTSPNDVLVYPEGQA